From the Leifsonia sp. AG29 genome, one window contains:
- a CDS encoding MarR family winged helix-turn-helix transcriptional regulator translates to MPEITELRTTLGDLVVAAHRLTRLAARVTGSTESPATWRTLSVLQSTGAMRLGELATHSRVAQPTMTKIVRNLVDAEWVKRIADTDDARAWQIAITAKGAAALQAWRDELSAALVPMFDDVSDDELAAMSRTVEIIAARTEQALSRPALAGAAG, encoded by the coding sequence ATGCCCGAGATCACTGAACTCCGTACGACTCTGGGCGACCTCGTGGTGGCCGCTCACCGTCTCACCCGTCTCGCCGCCCGCGTCACCGGCAGCACCGAGTCGCCCGCCACCTGGCGGACGCTGAGCGTCCTGCAGAGCACGGGCGCCATGCGACTCGGCGAGCTCGCGACCCACAGCCGGGTGGCCCAGCCCACCATGACGAAGATCGTCCGCAATCTGGTCGACGCCGAGTGGGTCAAGCGCATCGCCGACACCGACGACGCGCGCGCCTGGCAGATCGCCATCACCGCGAAGGGCGCCGCGGCGCTCCAGGCCTGGCGCGACGAGCTGTCCGCGGCCCTCGTACCCATGTTCGACGATGTCAGCGACGACGAGCTCGCGGCCATGAGCCGCACCGTCGAGATCATCGCCGCGCGCACCGAGCAGGCCCTCTCGCGGCCCGCGCTCGCCGGCGCCGCCGGCTGA
- a CDS encoding MFS transporter: MSHERPTSILKQPTAVWAVAFASVIAFMGIGLVDPILPAIARSLDATPTETEMLFTSYLLITGVAMFFTSWISSRIGAKRTLLIGLALIVVFALLAGLSQNVPSIIGFRAGWGLGNALFISTALATIVGAASGGTSAAIILYEAALGLGIAIGPLLGGLLGSWSWRGPFFGTATLMAIGFIAIVVLLKKNPEKPTPTKLSAPFRALARPALGFLAAAALFYNIGFFVLLAYTPFALARLGVEDALTLGLIFFGWGVALAITSVWVAPLLTARMPRTRVLWVVMPLLALDLIAAGLLIGSIVALIVAVVVGGLLLGILNTVLTECVMEATDLPRSVASSAYSGVRFLGGAIAPPAATLLADTISPATPFFAGGVSVLIAATLIVLGRKHLQRVDAPQETAVQEAEVLSLADAD, from the coding sequence ATGTCCCACGAACGCCCCACCAGCATCCTCAAGCAGCCCACCGCGGTGTGGGCCGTCGCCTTCGCGTCGGTCATCGCCTTCATGGGCATCGGCCTCGTCGATCCGATCCTCCCGGCAATCGCCCGCAGCCTCGACGCGACACCGACCGAGACCGAGATGCTCTTCACGAGCTACCTCCTCATCACCGGCGTAGCCATGTTCTTCACCAGCTGGATCTCCAGCCGGATCGGCGCCAAGCGCACGCTCCTCATCGGCCTCGCGCTCATCGTGGTCTTCGCGCTGCTCGCCGGGCTGTCGCAGAACGTGCCCTCGATCATCGGGTTCCGCGCGGGGTGGGGGCTCGGCAACGCCCTCTTCATCTCCACCGCGCTCGCGACGATCGTGGGGGCGGCGTCGGGAGGCACGTCCGCCGCGATCATCCTCTACGAGGCGGCGCTCGGGCTCGGCATCGCGATCGGGCCGCTGCTCGGCGGCCTGCTCGGCAGCTGGAGCTGGCGCGGCCCGTTCTTCGGGACGGCGACCCTCATGGCGATCGGTTTCATCGCGATCGTCGTGCTGCTGAAGAAGAATCCCGAGAAGCCAACCCCGACGAAGCTCTCCGCCCCGTTCCGAGCGCTCGCCCGACCGGCGCTCGGCTTCCTGGCCGCCGCCGCCCTGTTCTACAACATCGGCTTCTTCGTGCTGCTCGCCTACACGCCCTTCGCGCTCGCCCGCCTCGGCGTCGAGGACGCCCTCACCCTCGGCCTGATCTTCTTCGGCTGGGGAGTCGCGCTCGCCATCACCTCGGTCTGGGTTGCGCCCCTCCTCACCGCGCGGATGCCGCGCACCCGCGTGCTGTGGGTCGTCATGCCGCTGCTCGCCCTCGACCTGATCGCCGCGGGCCTCCTCATCGGCTCGATCGTCGCGCTCATCGTCGCCGTCGTCGTCGGCGGACTGCTCCTCGGCATCCTGAACACCGTGCTCACCGAGTGCGTGATGGAGGCGACGGATCTGCCGCGCTCGGTGGCGTCGAGCGCCTACTCCGGCGTGCGGTTCCTCGGCGGTGCCATCGCTCCGCCCGCGGCGACCCTCCTCGCCGACACGATCAGCCCGGCCACGCCGTTCTTCGCGGGAGGCGTCTCGGTGCTGATCGCCGCAACGCTGATCGTGCTCGGCCGCAAGCACCTCCAGCGGGTCGACGCGCCGCAGGAGACCGCCGTCCAGGAGGCGGAGGTGCTCAGCCTGGCCGACGCCGACTGA
- a CDS encoding LacI family DNA-binding transcriptional regulator, with the protein MAGIEEVARATGVSTATVSRALRGLPNVSERTRAAVRRAADELGYVASSSASGLASGRTLAMGVVVPSVSRWFYTQVLEGVDAELRAASYDMILFNLGGHRGDRERVFHRSILRKRTDALLALCLDFTAEEREQLTNLGHPTIVVGGPVRGLRSVGIDEKATARRATEHLIGLGHRDIAHLGGEDEEGLNSQVPAGRLRGFTQAMVDAGLPVRSEWIIPGGFSLPEGRTAMNRLLSRPGPRPTAVFAGSDEMAFGAILAAGDHGLRVPEDLSVIGIDDHDYSPSFGLTTMAQDPFEQGAVATRILLDELGGAEPRTRSVRSPVTLIVRTSTAPPRV; encoded by the coding sequence ATGGCTGGAATCGAGGAGGTCGCGCGCGCGACCGGGGTCTCCACGGCCACCGTGTCCCGCGCGCTCCGCGGGCTTCCGAACGTCTCGGAGCGCACCCGGGCCGCGGTCCGGCGTGCCGCAGACGAGCTCGGCTACGTCGCATCGTCCAGCGCCTCCGGGCTGGCCAGCGGGCGCACGCTCGCGATGGGCGTGGTCGTCCCGTCGGTGAGCCGGTGGTTCTACACGCAGGTCCTGGAGGGGGTCGACGCGGAGCTCCGCGCCGCGAGCTACGACATGATCCTGTTCAACCTCGGCGGTCATCGCGGAGACCGTGAGCGGGTGTTCCACCGGAGCATCCTGCGGAAGCGCACCGACGCCCTCCTCGCCCTGTGCCTCGATTTCACCGCGGAGGAACGGGAGCAGCTGACGAATCTGGGCCACCCGACCATCGTCGTCGGTGGCCCGGTCCGGGGCCTCCGCAGCGTCGGCATCGACGAGAAGGCGACCGCTCGCCGCGCCACCGAGCACCTCATCGGGCTCGGCCACCGCGACATCGCCCACCTCGGCGGGGAGGACGAGGAGGGGCTCAACAGCCAGGTGCCCGCGGGACGCCTCCGCGGCTTCACGCAGGCCATGGTCGATGCCGGGCTGCCGGTGCGCAGCGAGTGGATCATCCCCGGCGGGTTCTCCCTCCCGGAGGGACGCACCGCGATGAACCGGCTGCTCTCCCGCCCGGGGCCCCGGCCGACCGCGGTCTTCGCGGGTTCGGACGAGATGGCGTTCGGCGCGATCCTCGCCGCGGGAGACCACGGTCTCCGCGTGCCGGAGGATCTGTCGGTCATCGGAATCGACGATCACGACTACTCCCCGTCGTTCGGCCTGACGACAATGGCGCAGGACCCGTTCGAGCAGGGGGCCGTCGCCACGCGCATCCTGCTCGACGAACTCGGTGGAGCCGAGCCCCGCACCCGTTCCGTGCGCTCCCCCGTCACGCTCATCGTGCGGACGTCGACCGCCCCGCCCCGCGTGTGA